A portion of the Paenibacillus sp. PvR098 genome contains these proteins:
- a CDS encoding transporter substrate-binding domain-containing protein, with product MKRWGKVTSIALTAVLALGTLAACGKPAAEEAQGSIAKIKEHGKVIAGVKYDLNLFGLKDPASGQVQGLDIDIAKAVAKKVLGDENAIELKEVTSKTRIPMLKNGEIDMIVATMTITEERKQEIDFSDVYFTAGQSLLVPANSPITSIKDLTKSSKVLTAKGSTSAKNVREAAPDAQVLEFETYAEAFTALKAGQGDALTTDNALLFGMAKQDSNFKVLDETFTEEPYGIGIRKGDAEFVQLVNDTLKEMKENGEYDAIHEKWIGKKPN from the coding sequence ATGAAACGTTGGGGCAAAGTCACGAGTATTGCATTGACCGCCGTATTGGCACTGGGAACATTGGCTGCCTGTGGAAAGCCAGCTGCAGAAGAAGCACAAGGATCGATCGCGAAAATCAAAGAACACGGCAAAGTCATTGCTGGCGTAAAGTATGACCTGAATTTGTTCGGCTTGAAGGATCCGGCAAGCGGCCAAGTTCAAGGCTTGGATATCGACATCGCGAAAGCAGTAGCAAAGAAAGTTCTCGGCGACGAGAACGCGATCGAGCTTAAGGAAGTTACCTCCAAAACACGGATTCCAATGCTTAAAAACGGCGAAATCGATATGATCGTAGCTACGATGACGATTACAGAAGAGCGCAAACAAGAGATCGACTTCTCTGACGTTTATTTCACGGCAGGCCAATCCCTGCTTGTTCCGGCTAACAGCCCGATTACATCCATTAAAGATTTGACCAAGTCTTCTAAAGTATTGACAGCCAAAGGCTCCACATCGGCCAAGAACGTACGCGAAGCGGCACCAGATGCGCAGGTTCTTGAATTCGAAACCTACGCTGAGGCGTTCACTGCATTAAAAGCTGGCCAAGGCGACGCCTTGACGACAGATAACGCTCTGCTCTTCGGAATGGCCAAACAAGACAGCAACTTCAAAGTACTGGATGAGACATTTACGGAAGAGCCGTACGGTATCGGAATCCGTAAAGGCGATGCAGAGTTTGTGCAGCTGGTTAATGATACATTGAAGGAAATGAAAGAAAACGGCGAATACGACGCCATCCACGAGAAATGGATCGGCAAGAAACCGAACTAA
- a CDS encoding amino acid ABC transporter permease, giving the protein MLIDFTVLTDNIDRYMIGFGGTVAASVISLIASFILGTIIAVFRITPFKPLQWFGAAYVEFIRNIPLLLIAFFVLVGLPIMTGVVLVPFVTGLVALSVYTSAFIAEAIRAGIQTVPKGQMEAARSSGLTYIQAMWHIILPQAIKIVIPPLGNQFLNLVKNSSIFTILSASDLMYQADLINSDTFDTFSSYIFAAIFYLVLTIPLSYGVRYLERRYAGN; this is encoded by the coding sequence ATGTTAATCGATTTTACGGTCCTCACCGACAATATTGACCGCTATATGATCGGATTTGGCGGGACCGTCGCAGCAAGTGTGATATCCCTCATTGCAAGTTTTATTCTAGGCACCATCATTGCGGTGTTTCGAATCACCCCCTTTAAGCCGCTTCAATGGTTCGGCGCGGCCTATGTTGAATTTATCCGGAATATTCCACTGCTGCTGATAGCATTTTTCGTCTTGGTCGGACTTCCGATCATGACCGGCGTTGTCCTCGTTCCTTTTGTTACCGGTTTGGTTGCTCTTTCCGTTTATACCTCCGCCTTTATCGCGGAAGCTATTCGCGCCGGTATTCAAACCGTACCCAAAGGTCAGATGGAAGCCGCTCGCTCGTCAGGCTTAACGTATATTCAAGCCATGTGGCACATTATTTTGCCGCAGGCCATTAAGATCGTAATTCCTCCACTAGGCAATCAATTTTTGAACCTGGTGAAGAACTCTTCGATATTTACGATTTTATCCGCGTCGGACTTAATGTATCAAGCCGACTTAATTAACTCGGATACCTTCGACACGTTTAGTTCTTATATATTTGCTGCCATTTTTTATTTGGTTTTGACCATTCCACTTAGCTACGGCGTGCGTTATTTGGAACGCAGGTACGCAGGGAATTAA
- a CDS encoding amino acid ABC transporter ATP-binding protein, protein MIHFHQVNKHYGQFHVLKDINLSIKQGEVVVVIGPSGSGKSTLVRCINRLEAITDGELIVDSVRINDKKTDINALRRDIGMVFQHFNLYPHKTVLENITLAPMKVVGVSKEEAEKTAMFYLEKVGIPDKANAFPSQLSGGQQQRVAIARGLSMKPKIMLFDEPTSALDPETIGEVLDVMKKLAREGMTMVVVTHEMGFAKEVADRVVFMDQGQIVEEAAPAEFFANPREERARLFLSRILNH, encoded by the coding sequence ATGATACATTTCCATCAAGTCAATAAACACTACGGCCAATTTCATGTACTGAAAGATATTAATTTATCAATTAAACAAGGCGAAGTGGTTGTTGTCATTGGTCCATCCGGTTCGGGCAAAAGCACACTGGTCCGCTGCATCAACCGTTTGGAAGCGATCACGGACGGCGAGTTGATTGTTGACAGTGTAAGAATCAATGACAAGAAGACCGACATCAATGCGTTGCGCAGGGATATCGGAATGGTGTTCCAGCATTTTAACTTATACCCGCATAAAACCGTGCTTGAAAATATTACTCTCGCTCCCATGAAAGTCGTCGGGGTATCGAAAGAGGAAGCGGAAAAGACTGCAATGTTTTACCTTGAGAAAGTCGGCATCCCCGATAAGGCAAATGCGTTCCCGTCTCAGCTATCCGGCGGCCAGCAGCAGCGTGTCGCCATCGCGCGCGGTCTTTCCATGAAGCCGAAAATCATGCTGTTCGACGAACCGACGTCCGCGTTGGATCCGGAAACTATCGGGGAAGTACTCGATGTCATGAAGAAGCTTGCACGCGAAGGAATGACGATGGTTGTCGTCACCCACGAAATGGGATTTGCGAAGGAAGTCGCCGACCGGGTCGTTTTTATGGATCAAGGACAAATTGTCGAGGAAGCAGCGCCGGCTGAGTTTTTTGCAAACCCGCGAGAAGAACGAGCGCGTTTATTCCTCAGCCGTATCTTAAATCACTAA